In Coregonus clupeaformis isolate EN_2021a chromosome 15, ASM2061545v1, whole genome shotgun sequence, one genomic interval encodes:
- the esrp2 gene encoding epithelial splicing regulatory protein 2 isoform X2, with protein sequence MASHSDTLVVFFGATAGANGGKLGSDEREIILLVWQIVDLHEKKVGKLQRRLVKPDTLELTDQSEEETGLSVDELYKAEPLDKVLQQFQQSVSAEVKALGRSSYTLCVDGPLIIRQALHPEASKKNLVLPECFYSFVDVRKEFHKCCPNVGQVQDLTLPSMLEYVCIPELPLSEQVMGLKEVRSMVQLSLHILAEPYNHKFSCFEAVKYKLESGACSKTEPVDSETVIRARGLPWQSSDQDIARFFKGLNIAKGGVALCLNAQGRRNGEALVRFINQEHRDLALERHKHHMGSRYIEVYKATGEEFLKIAGGTSNEVAQFLSKENQVIIRMRGLPFTASPQEVLTFLGADSPVTDASEGLLFVKYPDGRPTGDAFVLFSCEEYALNALKKHKQILGKRYIELFRSTAAEVQQVLNRYMSTPLISTLPSSSMVPMPVLATPPYLATGSTRDCVRLRGLPYTAAIEDILEFMGEHTIDIKPHGVHMVLNQQGRPSGDAFIQMKSADRAFMVAQKCHKKMMKDRYVEVFQCSTEEMSFVLMGGTLNRSGLSPPPCKLPCLAPPAYAAFPSPAMLSEAALYQPPLLATPRTPQPPHSPHPTLAYYPPQHHPAQLYMNMNMNYTAYYPSPPVSPSTVSYFASPPGSVALAAQQPHAQGHVASPMMPQHGALVRMQGLPYNAGVKDILSFFQGYQVE encoded by the exons ATGGCTTCGCACAGTGATACTCTGGTGGTGTTCTTTGGGGCAACAGCTGGTGCAAATGGGGGTAAACTGGGTTCGGATGAGAGGGAAATAATTCTCTTGGTGTGGCAAATTGTGGATCTACATGAGAAAAAG GTTGGGAAACTTCAGAGACGTCTTGTGAAGCCCGATACTTTAGAGTTGACAGACCAGAGTGAAGAGGAGACTGGGCTGTCTGTGGACGAACTCTACAAGGCCGAACCTCTGGACAAAGTTCTGCAACAG ttccagcagtccgtctcagCGGAGGTGAAGGCTCTGGGCAGAAGTTCCTACACACTGTGTGTCGACGGGCCCCTCATCATACGACAGGCCCTTCACCCTGAGGCCTCCAAGAAG AACCTGGTCCTGCCAGAGTGTTTCTACTCCTTTGTGGATGTGAGGAAAGAGTTTCACAAATGTTGTCCCAACGTTGGACAGGTCCAGGACCTCACACTGCCCTCTATGCTAGAAT atgtgtgcaTCCCAGAACTTCCCCTGTCAGAGCAGGTGATGGGGCTGAAGGAGGTGAGGAGTATGGTCCAGCTCTCCCTGCACATCCTGGCTGAGCCATACA ACCACAAATTCTCATGCTTTGAAGCTGTGAAGTACAAGCTTGAATCGGGAGCATG CAGTAAGACCGAACCAGTGGACAGTGAGACAGTGATCAGAGCCAGAGGGTTGCCATGGCAATCCTCTGACCAGGACATCGCCCGCTTCTTCAAGGGCCTCAACATCGCCAA GGGTGGTGTGGCCCTCTGTCTGAACGCCCAGGGCAGGAGGAACGGTGAAGCCCTGGTTCGTTTCATCAACCAGGAGCACAGAGACCTGGCCCTGGAGAGACACAAACACCACATGGGCAGCAGATACATTGAG GTCTACAAAGCCACAGGAGAGGAATTCCTCAAGATTGCTGGAG GCACATCCAACGAGGTGGCCCAGTTCCTGTCCAAGGAGAACCAGGTGATCATCAGGATGAGGGGTCTTCCCTTCACCGCCTCTCCCCAGGAGGTGTTGACCTTCCTGGGGGCCGACAGCCCCGTGACGGACGCCAGCGAGGGCCTACTCTTCGTAAAGTACCCCGATGGGCGGCCCACAGGCGACGCCTTCGTCCTGTTCTCCTGTGAGGAGTACGCCCTGAACGCCCTGAAGAAACACAAGCAGATCCTGGGCAAGAGATACATCGAGCTGTTCAGAAGCACTGCAGCTGAGGTCCAACAG GTCCTGAACCGGTACATGTCCACCCCTCTGATCTCCACGCTGCCCTCCTCTTCCATGGTCCCCATGCCGGTCCTGGCCACACCCCCCTACCTGGCGACTGGCAGCACGCGGGACTGTGTCCGTCTGCGAGGTCTACCATACACCGCTGCTATAGAGGATATACTGGAGTTCATGGGAGAACACACTATTGATATTAAACCACATGGGGTTCATATGGTGCTCAACCAACAG ggtcGTCCCTCAGGTGACGCCTTCATCCAGATGAAGTCAGCTGACAGGGCGTTCATGGTGGCCCAGAAGTGCCATAAGAAGATGATGAAGGATCGCTATGTGGAGGTGTTCCAGTGTTCTACTGAGGAGATGAGCTTCGTCCTGATGGGAGGAACACTCAACCGCAGCGGCCTGTCCCCTCCACCCTGCAAACTACCCT GTCTGGCTCCTCCGGCCTATGCTGCGTTCCCTTCTCCTGCCATGCTCTCTGAGGCTGCTCTGTACCAGCCCCCCCTACTGGCCACCCCCAGAACCCCCCAGCCCCCACACAGCCCCCACCCCACCCTGGCCTACTACCCCCCACAGCACCACCCTGCACAGCTCTACATGAACATGAACATGAACTACACTGCATACTACCCCAG ccccccagtctctccctccacGGTGAGCTACTTTGCATCTCCTCCAGGGTCAGTAGCGTTAGCGGCCCAGCAGCCCCATGCCCAAGGCCATGTTGCCTCTCCCATGATGCCCCAGCACGGCGCTCTAGTCAGGATG
- the esrp2 gene encoding epithelial splicing regulatory protein 2 isoform X3, with the protein MASHSDTLVVFFGATAGANGGKLGSDEREIILLVWQIVDLHEKKVGKLQRRLVKPDTLELTDQSEEETGLSVDELYKAEPLDKVLQQFQQSVSAEVKALGRSSYTLCVDGPLIIRQALHPEASKKNLVLPECFYSFVDVRKEFHKCCPNVGQVQDLTLPSMLEYVCIPELPLSEQVMGLKEVRSMVQLSLHILAEPYNHKFSCFEAVKYKLESGACSKTEPVDSETVIRARGLPWQSSDQDIARFFKGLNIAKGGVALCLNAQGRRNGEALVRFINQEHRDLALERHKHHMGSRYIEVYKATGEEFLKIAGGTSNEVAQFLSKENQVIIRMRGLPFTASPQEVLTFLGADSPVTDASEGLLFVKYPDGRPTGDAFVLFSCEEYALNALKKHKQILGKRYIELFRSTAAEVQQVLNRYMSTPLISTLPSSSMVPMPVLATPPYLATGSTRDCVRLRGLPYTAAIEDILEFMGEHTIDIKPHGVHMVLNQQGRPSGDAFIQMKSADRAFMVAQKCHKKMMKDRYVEVFQCSTEEMSFVLMGGTLNRSGLSPPPCKLPCLAPPAYAAFPSPAMLSEAALYQPPLLATPRTPQPPHSPHPTLAYYPPQHHPAQLYMNMNMNYTAYYPSPPVSPSTVSYFASPPGSVALAAQQPHAQGHVASPMMPQHGALVRMQGLPYNAGVKDILSFFQGYQLQPDSILLLYNFSGQRSGEALVTFPSEESARRAVAERSNHPLSGLPVHLLVCCN; encoded by the exons ATGGCTTCGCACAGTGATACTCTGGTGGTGTTCTTTGGGGCAACAGCTGGTGCAAATGGGGGTAAACTGGGTTCGGATGAGAGGGAAATAATTCTCTTGGTGTGGCAAATTGTGGATCTACATGAGAAAAAG GTTGGGAAACTTCAGAGACGTCTTGTGAAGCCCGATACTTTAGAGTTGACAGACCAGAGTGAAGAGGAGACTGGGCTGTCTGTGGACGAACTCTACAAGGCCGAACCTCTGGACAAAGTTCTGCAACAG ttccagcagtccgtctcagCGGAGGTGAAGGCTCTGGGCAGAAGTTCCTACACACTGTGTGTCGACGGGCCCCTCATCATACGACAGGCCCTTCACCCTGAGGCCTCCAAGAAG AACCTGGTCCTGCCAGAGTGTTTCTACTCCTTTGTGGATGTGAGGAAAGAGTTTCACAAATGTTGTCCCAACGTTGGACAGGTCCAGGACCTCACACTGCCCTCTATGCTAGAAT atgtgtgcaTCCCAGAACTTCCCCTGTCAGAGCAGGTGATGGGGCTGAAGGAGGTGAGGAGTATGGTCCAGCTCTCCCTGCACATCCTGGCTGAGCCATACA ACCACAAATTCTCATGCTTTGAAGCTGTGAAGTACAAGCTTGAATCGGGAGCATG CAGTAAGACCGAACCAGTGGACAGTGAGACAGTGATCAGAGCCAGAGGGTTGCCATGGCAATCCTCTGACCAGGACATCGCCCGCTTCTTCAAGGGCCTCAACATCGCCAA GGGTGGTGTGGCCCTCTGTCTGAACGCCCAGGGCAGGAGGAACGGTGAAGCCCTGGTTCGTTTCATCAACCAGGAGCACAGAGACCTGGCCCTGGAGAGACACAAACACCACATGGGCAGCAGATACATTGAG GTCTACAAAGCCACAGGAGAGGAATTCCTCAAGATTGCTGGAG GCACATCCAACGAGGTGGCCCAGTTCCTGTCCAAGGAGAACCAGGTGATCATCAGGATGAGGGGTCTTCCCTTCACCGCCTCTCCCCAGGAGGTGTTGACCTTCCTGGGGGCCGACAGCCCCGTGACGGACGCCAGCGAGGGCCTACTCTTCGTAAAGTACCCCGATGGGCGGCCCACAGGCGACGCCTTCGTCCTGTTCTCCTGTGAGGAGTACGCCCTGAACGCCCTGAAGAAACACAAGCAGATCCTGGGCAAGAGATACATCGAGCTGTTCAGAAGCACTGCAGCTGAGGTCCAACAG GTCCTGAACCGGTACATGTCCACCCCTCTGATCTCCACGCTGCCCTCCTCTTCCATGGTCCCCATGCCGGTCCTGGCCACACCCCCCTACCTGGCGACTGGCAGCACGCGGGACTGTGTCCGTCTGCGAGGTCTACCATACACCGCTGCTATAGAGGATATACTGGAGTTCATGGGAGAACACACTATTGATATTAAACCACATGGGGTTCATATGGTGCTCAACCAACAG ggtcGTCCCTCAGGTGACGCCTTCATCCAGATGAAGTCAGCTGACAGGGCGTTCATGGTGGCCCAGAAGTGCCATAAGAAGATGATGAAGGATCGCTATGTGGAGGTGTTCCAGTGTTCTACTGAGGAGATGAGCTTCGTCCTGATGGGAGGAACACTCAACCGCAGCGGCCTGTCCCCTCCACCCTGCAAACTACCCT GTCTGGCTCCTCCGGCCTATGCTGCGTTCCCTTCTCCTGCCATGCTCTCTGAGGCTGCTCTGTACCAGCCCCCCCTACTGGCCACCCCCAGAACCCCCCAGCCCCCACACAGCCCCCACCCCACCCTGGCCTACTACCCCCCACAGCACCACCCTGCACAGCTCTACATGAACATGAACATGAACTACACTGCATACTACCCCAG ccccccagtctctccctccacGGTGAGCTACTTTGCATCTCCTCCAGGGTCAGTAGCGTTAGCGGCCCAGCAGCCCCATGCCCAAGGCCATGTTGCCTCTCCCATGATGCCCCAGCACGGCGCTCTAGTCAGGATG
- the esrp2 gene encoding epithelial splicing regulatory protein 2 isoform X1: MASHSDTLVVFFGATAGANGGKLGSDEREIILLVWQIVDLHEKKVGKLQRRLVKPDTLELTDQSEEETGLSVDELYKAEPLDKVLQQFQQSVSAEVKALGRSSYTLCVDGPLIIRQALHPEASKKNLVLPECFYSFVDVRKEFHKCCPNVGQVQDLTLPSMLEYVCIPELPLSEQVMGLKEVRSMVQLSLHILAEPYNHKFSCFEAVKYKLESGACSKTEPVDSETVIRARGLPWQSSDQDIARFFKGLNIAKGGVALCLNAQGRRNGEALVRFINQEHRDLALERHKHHMGSRYIEVYKATGEEFLKIAGGTSNEVAQFLSKENQVIIRMRGLPFTASPQEVLTFLGADSPVTDASEGLLFVKYPDGRPTGDAFVLFSCEEYALNALKKHKQILGKRYIELFRSTAAEVQQVLNRYMSTPLISTLPSSSMVPMPVLATPPYLATGSTRDCVRLRGLPYTAAIEDILEFMGEHTIDIKPHGVHMVLNQQGRPSGDAFIQMKSADRAFMVAQKCHKKMMKDRYVEVFQCSTEEMSFVLMGGTLNRSGLSPPPCKLPCLAPPAYAAFPSPAMLSEAALYQPPLLATPRTPQPPHSPHPTLAYYPPQHHPAQLYMNMNMNYTAYYPSPPVSPSTVSYFASPPGSVALAAQQPHAQGHVASPMMPQHGALVRMQGLPYNAGVKDILSFFQGYQYSPEDYSSMVQMSQGQTRSLIQPKEWLCL; this comes from the exons ATGGCTTCGCACAGTGATACTCTGGTGGTGTTCTTTGGGGCAACAGCTGGTGCAAATGGGGGTAAACTGGGTTCGGATGAGAGGGAAATAATTCTCTTGGTGTGGCAAATTGTGGATCTACATGAGAAAAAG GTTGGGAAACTTCAGAGACGTCTTGTGAAGCCCGATACTTTAGAGTTGACAGACCAGAGTGAAGAGGAGACTGGGCTGTCTGTGGACGAACTCTACAAGGCCGAACCTCTGGACAAAGTTCTGCAACAG ttccagcagtccgtctcagCGGAGGTGAAGGCTCTGGGCAGAAGTTCCTACACACTGTGTGTCGACGGGCCCCTCATCATACGACAGGCCCTTCACCCTGAGGCCTCCAAGAAG AACCTGGTCCTGCCAGAGTGTTTCTACTCCTTTGTGGATGTGAGGAAAGAGTTTCACAAATGTTGTCCCAACGTTGGACAGGTCCAGGACCTCACACTGCCCTCTATGCTAGAAT atgtgtgcaTCCCAGAACTTCCCCTGTCAGAGCAGGTGATGGGGCTGAAGGAGGTGAGGAGTATGGTCCAGCTCTCCCTGCACATCCTGGCTGAGCCATACA ACCACAAATTCTCATGCTTTGAAGCTGTGAAGTACAAGCTTGAATCGGGAGCATG CAGTAAGACCGAACCAGTGGACAGTGAGACAGTGATCAGAGCCAGAGGGTTGCCATGGCAATCCTCTGACCAGGACATCGCCCGCTTCTTCAAGGGCCTCAACATCGCCAA GGGTGGTGTGGCCCTCTGTCTGAACGCCCAGGGCAGGAGGAACGGTGAAGCCCTGGTTCGTTTCATCAACCAGGAGCACAGAGACCTGGCCCTGGAGAGACACAAACACCACATGGGCAGCAGATACATTGAG GTCTACAAAGCCACAGGAGAGGAATTCCTCAAGATTGCTGGAG GCACATCCAACGAGGTGGCCCAGTTCCTGTCCAAGGAGAACCAGGTGATCATCAGGATGAGGGGTCTTCCCTTCACCGCCTCTCCCCAGGAGGTGTTGACCTTCCTGGGGGCCGACAGCCCCGTGACGGACGCCAGCGAGGGCCTACTCTTCGTAAAGTACCCCGATGGGCGGCCCACAGGCGACGCCTTCGTCCTGTTCTCCTGTGAGGAGTACGCCCTGAACGCCCTGAAGAAACACAAGCAGATCCTGGGCAAGAGATACATCGAGCTGTTCAGAAGCACTGCAGCTGAGGTCCAACAG GTCCTGAACCGGTACATGTCCACCCCTCTGATCTCCACGCTGCCCTCCTCTTCCATGGTCCCCATGCCGGTCCTGGCCACACCCCCCTACCTGGCGACTGGCAGCACGCGGGACTGTGTCCGTCTGCGAGGTCTACCATACACCGCTGCTATAGAGGATATACTGGAGTTCATGGGAGAACACACTATTGATATTAAACCACATGGGGTTCATATGGTGCTCAACCAACAG ggtcGTCCCTCAGGTGACGCCTTCATCCAGATGAAGTCAGCTGACAGGGCGTTCATGGTGGCCCAGAAGTGCCATAAGAAGATGATGAAGGATCGCTATGTGGAGGTGTTCCAGTGTTCTACTGAGGAGATGAGCTTCGTCCTGATGGGAGGAACACTCAACCGCAGCGGCCTGTCCCCTCCACCCTGCAAACTACCCT GTCTGGCTCCTCCGGCCTATGCTGCGTTCCCTTCTCCTGCCATGCTCTCTGAGGCTGCTCTGTACCAGCCCCCCCTACTGGCCACCCCCAGAACCCCCCAGCCCCCACACAGCCCCCACCCCACCCTGGCCTACTACCCCCCACAGCACCACCCTGCACAGCTCTACATGAACATGAACATGAACTACACTGCATACTACCCCAG ccccccagtctctccctccacGGTGAGCTACTTTGCATCTCCTCCAGGGTCAGTAGCGTTAGCGGCCCAGCAGCCCCATGCCCAAGGCCATGTTGCCTCTCCCATGATGCCCCAGCACGGCGCTCTAGTCAGGATG